From Anopheles arabiensis isolate DONGOLA chromosome 3, AaraD3, whole genome shotgun sequence, a single genomic window includes:
- the LOC120902948 gene encoding UV radiation resistance-associated gene protein — protein MFDRPRCRDWCPLSTQQLRLRSLMQISGHNIAVPECNLSTSTPPTPACDTGAERLKCTVYFTLHQTPHSAPFYTSEKLDLHCNVLWAEIDCPATIKSSLRSVCVRVWEHTARPGQSARTKVPPESSDATRNDEEEVTQPANEQTDRLLFAWGVYFSGLVPLARRNEKRLRPNTLVFQLHGGYFTSAACILEPEERRPPVVNLPVEAGGPTVPKPNASSGQASPFSPSATIPIVGAGVGARRGGGGSRGHTAENVLHCDTSNNSSPVTMSGAPLGSYQTPSSTSPHQWNFSNGGGGALLGVEGRFDKLSVSPVASNGGSSGGVLPHAARSTSPSSPLSWTEPFETSLKLRYLVMEFLPPEVRASYDVPRLLAIQERQRRIRYEADSVKTLIDRICMKSAYCLNMELFASKHLVYRTGANQHRTGGMGKQLSRLLYQEREPIDPMVLLRGQELRRHIERARFRCRLLEQERDRMCGGMQQLRNRLNAACDSNIERESALMERYRTYGREKEQLYQQKMAYASQKDSVREVCAKMLMVRHQLLKGLNEIYYIKSTSQGIYTINDVPLPNAESYTDATPALALSVALGFVAHAVMMCSSFLDIPLRNPIKYDGSRSKIVDQIKLLPTMDRDFPLHCRSGPAPNALLYGVYLLNQNISQLKHQLSLSRGDPRATLVNLQDILTIPGIGGPLQKRDLEEAFQMLPSSVFGASSPGFISLSTAGGSSSGSSSSGSFLRDSPSSNRISRSVDNYTDRRQQMQRHYQLNRHPLQQAKRLSSSSSSASAVDQQQQDHLVPARRGCGDSTFSSDPILAQSVPLQRPCDFDGGKKF, from the exons ATGTTTGACCGTCCGAGATGTCGCGACTGGTGTCCACTATCGACGCAGCAGCTACGGTTGCGCAGCTTAATGCAGATCTCCGGCCACAACATAGCCGTACCGGAGTGTAACCTCAGCACCTCAACGCCACCAACGCCAGCCTGCGACACAGGCGCAGAGAGATTGAAATGTACCGTATACTTTACGCTTCACCAGACGCCTCACTCCGCCCCGTTTTACACGAGCGAAAAGCTTGACCTGCACTGCAACGTACTGTGGGCGGAAATCGACTGTCCGGCAACGATCAAATCCTCCCtccggagtgtgtgtgtgcgggtgtggGAACACACCGCCCGACCCGGCCAGTCCGCCCGAACGAAAGTGCCTCCCGAGAGCAGCGATGCCACCAGGAACGACGAAGAGGAGGTGACGCAACCAGCGAACGAGCAGACCGACCGGTTGCTGTTTGCATGGGGCGTATATTTTTCCGGTCTGGTACCGCTGGCGCGACGCAACGAAAAGCGGCTCCGCCCGAACACGCTCGTGTTTCAGCTGCACGGCGGTTACTTCACCTCGGCCGCCTGTATCCTCGAGCCGGAAGAACGACGACCGCCGGTAGTGAACTTGCCCGTAGAAGCGGGAGGCCCGACTGTACCAAAACCGAACGCATCCTCTGGCCAGGCGTCGCCATTCTCGCCTTCCGCAACGATTCCAATCGTTGGGGCGGGTGTGGGTGCTcgacgtggtggtggtggtagccgCGGACATACCGCCGAGAACGTGTTACACTGTGATACTAGCAATAATTCCTCCCCGGTAACGATGTCCGGGGCTCCGCTCGGCTCCTATCAGACGCCTTCCTCTACGTCTCCGCACCAGTGGAACTTCTcaaacggtggcggtggcgctcTGCTCGGTGTGGAAGGTCGCTTCGACAAGCTGTCCGTATCACCGGTAGCTAGCAACGGGGGAAGCAGTGGTGGTGTACTTCCCCATGCCGCACGATCAACCAGCCCTTCGTCACCGCTCAGCTGGACGGAACCGTTCGAGACGAGCTTGAAGCTGCGCTACCTTGTTATGGAGTTCCTTCCGCCGGAGGTGCGTGCTAGCTACGAcgtaccgcggctgctggcaatCCAGGAACGGCAGCGAAGGATCCGCTACGAGGCGGACAGCGTCAAAACGCTCATCGATCGCATCTGCATGAAGAGTGCCTACTGTCTCAACATGGAGCTGTTCGCGAGCAAGCATTTGGTGTACCGGACGGGAGCGAACCAGCACCGGACGGGCGGGATGGGCAAGCAGCTGAGCCGGTTGCTGTACCAGGAGCGCGAACCGATCGATCCGATGGTGTTGCTTCGCGGCCAGGAGCTACGGCGGCACATCGAGCGGGCTCGGTTTCGCTGCCGGCTGCTGGAGCAGGAACGCGACCGGATGTGCGGTGGAATGCAGCAGCTGCGCAATCGGCTGAATGCGGCCTGTGATAGCAACATTGAGCGAGAGTCGGCACTGATGGAGCGCTATCGGACGTACGGGCGGGAGAAGGAGCAGCTGTACCAGCAGAAGATGGCTTACGCTAGCCAGAAGGACAGCGTGCGTGAGGTATGCGCAAAGATGCTAATGGTGCGCCATCAGTTGCTGAAGGGGCTGAACgaaatttattacattaaatcg ACGAGTCAGGGCATCTACACCATTAACGATGTACCATTGCCGAATGCGGAATCGTACACGGACGCAACGCCGGCACTGGCCCTCAGCGTTGCTCTTGGCTTCGTTGCCCACGCTGTGATGATGTGTTCCTCGTTTTTAGATATTCCCTTACG AAATCCCATTAAGTATGACGGTTCCCGTTCGAAGATAGTGGACCAAATTAAGCTACTACCAACGATGGATCGAGA CTTTCCCCTGCACTGTCGCTCGGGACCAGCGCCGAACGCGCTGCTGTATGGGGTGTACCTGTTGAATCAGAACATTTCCCAGCTCAAGCATCAGCTCTCGCTGAGCCGGGGCGACCCGCGGGCCACGCTCGTTAATCTGCAGGACATTCTCACCATCCCCGGCATCGGCGGGCCGCTGCAGAAGCGTGATCTTGAGGAAGCGTTCCAAATGCTACCCTCGTCCGTGTTCGGGGCGTCATCGCCCGGGTTTATTTCGCTGTCCACGGCCGGTGGgagcagcagcggtagcagcagtagtggaTCGTTCCTTCGTGACAGCCCCTCTAGTAATAG AATTTCCCGCTCGGTTGACAACTACACGGACCGAAGGCAGCAGATGCAAAGGCACTACCAGCTTAATAGACATCCGTTGCAGCAAGCAAAAAGGctgtcgagcagcagcagcagtgccagcgccgtcgaccagcagcagcaggaccaTCTCGTACCGGCTAGGCGCGGCTGTGGGGACAGCACCTTCTCTTCCGATCCCATCCTAGCCCAGAGCGTCCCATTACAGCGACCGTGCGATTTTGACGGGGGTAAAAAGTTCTAA
- the LOC120900228 gene encoding uncharacterized protein LOC120900228 isoform X2, with protein sequence MNMRVSELTEIALQMMGYKLFDRNGTPTDSLEAVIEKHQYANDDQMALAKPANKRKNPNPSTKSEQQFASQFNLPDFDTILTNPVRYVDGQLVSFEQQQQQRLAVLRMQDNITKPKVKSIRASNLKQISNSKQGLQTQLMRTYKAMSEADETELLSRTKYDLDIGEHIQLKQGLLLREFNVLLQLLKRLMDDLSDNYAQFDFAWLMMRKLDEMLKGAERTSTSA encoded by the exons ATGAACATGCGCGTATCGGAGCTGACGGAGATTGCCCTGCAGATGATGGGCTACAAGCTGTTCGATCGGAACGGCACACCTACTGACTCGCTCGAAGCGGTAATCGAAAAGCACCAGTACGCAAACGATGACCAAATGGCACTGGCCAAACCCGCCAACAAGCGCAAAAATCCCAACCCATCGACAAAAAGCGAGCAACAGTTTGCGAGCCAGTTCAATCTGCCCGATTTCGACACCATACTCACGAACCCGGTCCGGTACGTGGACGGCCAGCTAGTGTcgttcgagcagcagcagcagcagcgtctgGCCGTGTTGCGCATGCAGGACAATATTACCAAGCCGAAGGTGAAATCGATCCGAGCATCGAATTTGAAACAGATTTCCAACAGCAAGCAGGGCCTGCAGACACAGCTGATGCGCACGTACAAAGCGATGAGCGAAGCGGATGAGACGGAGCTGCTGTCCCGAACAAAGT ATGATTTGGATATAGGCGAACACATACAGCTCAAGCAGGGGCTGCTGTTGCGCGAGTTTAACGTACTGCTCCAGCTGCTCAAACGCTTGATGGACGACCTGTCCGACAACTACGCCCAGTTTGATTTTGCGTGGCTTATGATGCGCAAATTGGACGAAATGTT AAAGGGTGCCGAACGAACGTCTACGAGCGCTTAA
- the LOC120900228 gene encoding uncharacterized protein LOC120900228 isoform X1, with product MNMRVSELTEIALQMMGYKLFDRNGTPTDSLEAVIEKHQYANDDQMALAKPANKRKNPNPSTKSEQQFASQFNLPDFDTILTNPVRYVDGQLVSFEQQQQQRLAVLRMQDNITKPKVKSIRASNLKQISNSKQGLQTQLMRTYKAMSEADETELLSRTKSDDLDIGEHIQLKQGLLLREFNVLLQLLKRLMDDLSDNYAQFDFAWLMMRKLDEMLKGAERTSTSA from the exons ATGAACATGCGCGTATCGGAGCTGACGGAGATTGCCCTGCAGATGATGGGCTACAAGCTGTTCGATCGGAACGGCACACCTACTGACTCGCTCGAAGCGGTAATCGAAAAGCACCAGTACGCAAACGATGACCAAATGGCACTGGCCAAACCCGCCAACAAGCGCAAAAATCCCAACCCATCGACAAAAAGCGAGCAACAGTTTGCGAGCCAGTTCAATCTGCCCGATTTCGACACCATACTCACGAACCCGGTCCGGTACGTGGACGGCCAGCTAGTGTcgttcgagcagcagcagcagcagcgtctgGCCGTGTTGCGCATGCAGGACAATATTACCAAGCCGAAGGTGAAATCGATCCGAGCATCGAATTTGAAACAGATTTCCAACAGCAAGCAGGGCCTGCAGACACAGCTGATGCGCACGTACAAAGCGATGAGCGAAGCGGATGAGACGGAGCTGCTGTCCCGAACAAAGT CAGATGATTTGGATATAGGCGAACACATACAGCTCAAGCAGGGGCTGCTGTTGCGCGAGTTTAACGTACTGCTCCAGCTGCTCAAACGCTTGATGGACGACCTGTCCGACAACTACGCCCAGTTTGATTTTGCGTGGCTTATGATGCGCAAATTGGACGAAATGTT AAAGGGTGCCGAACGAACGTCTACGAGCGCTTAA